A genomic region of Antennarius striatus isolate MH-2024 chromosome 16, ASM4005453v1, whole genome shotgun sequence contains the following coding sequences:
- the b9d1 gene encoding B9 domain-containing protein 1 isoform X3: MAASNPSVFLLTVNGQIEGANFPEFDNLYFKYCFVYGHDWAPTSGLEEGISQIACKSRHSTHKLIWNFPLETTFKSTNPSGWPQLVVSVYGPDVFGNDVVRGYGATHIPFTPGRHTRTIPMFVPEPTWRLQKFTSWLLGRRPEYTDPKVVAQGEGREDRKMKQKAKGMKMR; this comes from the exons ATGGCTGCGAGCAATCCGTCTGTGTTCCTTCTTACCGTCAACGGGCAAATTGAGGGAGCTAAC TTTCCAGAGTTTGACAACTTGtactttaaatattgttttgtctacGGCCACGACTGGGCTCCTACTTCG GGGTTGGAGGAAGGTATAAGTCAAATAGCTTGTAAAAGCAGACAttccacacacaaactgatATGGAACTTCCCCCTGGAGACAACGTTTAAGAGTACTAACCCCTCTGGAT GGCCTCAGCTTGTGGTCAGTGTGTACGGTCCAGATGTGTTTGGCAATGATGTGGTCAGGGGTTATGGAGCAACACACATCCCTTTTACACCGGGACG acacacacgtacCATTCCTATGTTTGTTCCTGAGCCCACATGGAGACTTCAAAAGTTCACAAG CTGGCTGTTGGGACGGCGGCCTGAATACACAGACCCTAAAGTTGTGGCCCAGGGTGAAGGCAGAGAAG atagaaagatgaaacaaaaagcaaaggggatgaaaatgagatga
- the b9d1 gene encoding B9 domain-containing protein 1 isoform X4, giving the protein MAASNPSVFLLTVNGQIEGANFPEFDNLYFKYCFVYGHDWAPTSGLEEGISQIACKSRHSTHKLIWNFPLETTFKSTNPSGWPQLVVSVYGPDVFGNDVVRGYGATHIPFTPGRHTRTIPMFVPEPTWRLQKFTSWLLGRRPEYTDPKVVAQGEGREDFWKAVT; this is encoded by the exons ATGGCTGCGAGCAATCCGTCTGTGTTCCTTCTTACCGTCAACGGGCAAATTGAGGGAGCTAAC TTTCCAGAGTTTGACAACTTGtactttaaatattgttttgtctacGGCCACGACTGGGCTCCTACTTCG GGGTTGGAGGAAGGTATAAGTCAAATAGCTTGTAAAAGCAGACAttccacacacaaactgatATGGAACTTCCCCCTGGAGACAACGTTTAAGAGTACTAACCCCTCTGGAT GGCCTCAGCTTGTGGTCAGTGTGTACGGTCCAGATGTGTTTGGCAATGATGTGGTCAGGGGTTATGGAGCAACACACATCCCTTTTACACCGGGACG acacacacgtacCATTCCTATGTTTGTTCCTGAGCCCACATGGAGACTTCAAAAGTTCACAAG CTGGCTGTTGGGACGGCGGCCTGAATACACAGACCCTAAAGTTGTGGCCCAGGGTGAAGGCAGAGAAG atttttggaaggcagtcacgtga
- the b9d1 gene encoding B9 domain-containing protein 1 isoform X1 — protein sequence MAASNPSVFLLTVNGQIEGANFPEFDNLYFKYCFVYGHDWAPTSGLEEGISQIACKSRHSTHKLIWNFPLETTFKSTNPSGWPQLVVSVYGPDVFGNDVVRGYGATHIPFTPGRHTRTIPMFVPEPTWRLQKFTSWLLGRRPEYTDPKVVAQGEGREVTRVRSQGFVTASFQIMTKDMKKLGYDTGLDTQSASNWSTDEQL from the exons ATGGCTGCGAGCAATCCGTCTGTGTTCCTTCTTACCGTCAACGGGCAAATTGAGGGAGCTAAC TTTCCAGAGTTTGACAACTTGtactttaaatattgttttgtctacGGCCACGACTGGGCTCCTACTTCG GGGTTGGAGGAAGGTATAAGTCAAATAGCTTGTAAAAGCAGACAttccacacacaaactgatATGGAACTTCCCCCTGGAGACAACGTTTAAGAGTACTAACCCCTCTGGAT GGCCTCAGCTTGTGGTCAGTGTGTACGGTCCAGATGTGTTTGGCAATGATGTGGTCAGGGGTTATGGAGCAACACACATCCCTTTTACACCGGGACG acacacacgtacCATTCCTATGTTTGTTCCTGAGCCCACATGGAGACTTCAAAAGTTCACAAG CTGGCTGTTGGGACGGCGGCCTGAATACACAGACCCTAAAGTTGTGGCCCAGGGTGAAGGCAGAGAAG TGACTCGTGTTCGTTCCCAAGGGTTTGTCACTGCCTCCTTCCAAATCATGACTAAAGACATGAAGAAACTGGGCTACGACACAGGACTAGACACGCAGTCTGCCTCAAACTGGTCAACAGACGAACAgctgtaa
- the b9d1 gene encoding B9 domain-containing protein 1 isoform X2 produces MAASNPSVFLLTVNGQIEGANGLEEGISQIACKSRHSTHKLIWNFPLETTFKSTNPSGWPQLVVSVYGPDVFGNDVVRGYGATHIPFTPGRHTRTIPMFVPEPTWRLQKFTSWLLGRRPEYTDPKVVAQGEGREVTRVRSQGFVTASFQIMTKDMKKLGYDTGLDTQSASNWSTDEQL; encoded by the exons ATGGCTGCGAGCAATCCGTCTGTGTTCCTTCTTACCGTCAACGGGCAAATTGAGGGAGCTAAC GGGTTGGAGGAAGGTATAAGTCAAATAGCTTGTAAAAGCAGACAttccacacacaaactgatATGGAACTTCCCCCTGGAGACAACGTTTAAGAGTACTAACCCCTCTGGAT GGCCTCAGCTTGTGGTCAGTGTGTACGGTCCAGATGTGTTTGGCAATGATGTGGTCAGGGGTTATGGAGCAACACACATCCCTTTTACACCGGGACG acacacacgtacCATTCCTATGTTTGTTCCTGAGCCCACATGGAGACTTCAAAAGTTCACAAG CTGGCTGTTGGGACGGCGGCCTGAATACACAGACCCTAAAGTTGTGGCCCAGGGTGAAGGCAGAGAAG TGACTCGTGTTCGTTCCCAAGGGTTTGTCACTGCCTCCTTCCAAATCATGACTAAAGACATGAAGAAACTGGGCTACGACACAGGACTAGACACGCAGTCTGCCTCAAACTGGTCAACAGACGAACAgctgtaa